Proteins co-encoded in one Desulfosalsimonas propionicica genomic window:
- a CDS encoding beta-ketoacyl synthase N-terminal-like domain-containing protein, which produces MTGIYITGIAMITPMGDTGQTMAALEENRICAAPLTLFSHPDPPVAGQVSMDLPVIDAGRTHALTDAAVRQIMDQCPGEVPDAVVMGVTTGGMPESEVLIKNQVTDPRAYADHGLDTVARHAAGLCGCTGPVLTVSTACSSGAAAIALAARMICSGMAQTVLAGGADALCRLTCHGFAALQLIDPEGSRPFDANRKGMHLSEAASLVLLKGGQTPPKNAVAQILGAGLSCDAHHATSPHPEGLGAARAIKAALKDAGLGSEDIDYINLHGTGTIGNDAAEARAVHAVFGDNPPALSSIKGACGHSLAAAGAMEAGICARSAADGFLPANAGMRTPDPDLDIHPLTRPQHRKINTVLSNSFGFGGNNAALVIGGIRSDIRKNPGHFTEYPDAMGVLTGVCVTGAGDTEASLQAFYNNLSCAGVLSGKDLSAGLDPKAVRRLKRLSRMAVNMAGQAVCRTNMENQISDLFFGTGWGALTETHDFLTRLFANQEQLSSPMDFAGSVHNAPAGQAALMLGARGANMTLTGQDDAFEQALIAARLMAKNQGPCLVMGADEAHDPLVRLFDPSSALAATPADGGGGLMLTSANTGIGIGRVLVLGSGDPAETASALVEKLGGAKAAAERIGVIFAGMPAARADFSRQVINAFCQAIDIDLPMVDYRKYTGEFATASAAAAGIAAGSMEKGFLPAGPAGDTKIDLRSRGILMINAGKTVTAVEMVHT; this is translated from the coding sequence CCGGATTTGCGCCGCCCCCCTGACCCTGTTTTCCCATCCAGACCCGCCCGTGGCCGGACAGGTGAGCATGGACTTGCCTGTCATTGATGCCGGCCGGACCCATGCGCTCACAGATGCGGCGGTCAGACAAATCATGGACCAATGTCCGGGAGAGGTTCCCGACGCAGTGGTCATGGGTGTGACCACCGGCGGAATGCCGGAATCCGAGGTGCTGATCAAAAACCAGGTCACAGACCCCCGGGCCTATGCCGACCACGGTCTGGACACGGTGGCCCGGCATGCGGCCGGTCTCTGCGGGTGCACCGGCCCGGTTTTGACGGTCTCCACTGCCTGCTCCTCAGGGGCTGCGGCCATTGCCCTGGCCGCCCGGATGATTTGCAGCGGCATGGCCCAAACCGTGCTGGCCGGGGGAGCTGATGCCCTGTGCCGACTTACCTGCCACGGGTTTGCCGCCCTTCAGCTCATCGACCCGGAGGGCTCCCGGCCCTTTGACGCAAACAGAAAGGGCATGCACCTTTCCGAGGCCGCGTCCCTGGTTCTGCTCAAAGGCGGTCAAACACCCCCAAAAAATGCAGTTGCCCAAATTCTGGGCGCCGGTCTTTCCTGTGACGCCCATCACGCCACTTCCCCGCATCCGGAAGGCCTGGGCGCGGCCCGGGCCATAAAAGCCGCCTTAAAAGATGCCGGGCTGGGTTCTGAAGACATTGACTACATCAATCTGCACGGCACCGGCACCATCGGCAATGACGCGGCCGAAGCCCGGGCCGTGCACGCTGTTTTCGGAGACAACCCACCGGCGCTCTCCTCAATCAAGGGCGCTTGCGGCCACAGCCTTGCAGCGGCCGGGGCCATGGAAGCGGGCATCTGCGCCCGGTCCGCGGCAGACGGCTTTTTGCCCGCAAACGCCGGCATGCGCACCCCGGACCCGGATCTCGACATCCACCCCCTGACCCGGCCGCAGCACAGAAAAATCAACACGGTGCTGTCCAATTCTTTCGGGTTCGGGGGCAACAATGCCGCACTGGTCATTGGCGGCATCCGGAGCGACATCCGGAAAAACCCGGGTCATTTTACAGAATACCCCGATGCCATGGGCGTTTTGACCGGCGTGTGCGTCACCGGCGCAGGGGACACAGAAGCCAGTCTGCAGGCATTTTACAACAATCTTTCCTGCGCCGGGGTGCTGTCCGGCAAAGATCTTTCTGCAGGCCTGGATCCAAAAGCGGTGCGGCGGTTAAAGCGGCTTTCGAGAATGGCAGTTAACATGGCCGGCCAGGCGGTCTGCCGCACAAATATGGAAAATCAGATCTCGGATCTGTTTTTCGGCACCGGCTGGGGGGCGCTCACAGAAACCCATGACTTTCTCACCCGGCTGTTTGCCAACCAGGAGCAGCTTTCCAGCCCCATGGATTTTGCCGGATCCGTACACAACGCCCCTGCCGGCCAGGCTGCGCTCATGCTCGGGGCCAGGGGCGCAAACATGACATTGACAGGACAGGACGACGCTTTTGAGCAGGCCCTGATCGCAGCAAGGCTCATGGCCAAAAACCAGGGGCCGTGTCTGGTCATGGGCGCAGACGAAGCCCATGATCCGCTGGTCCGCCTGTTTGACCCGTCCTCGGCCCTGGCCGCCACCCCGGCCGACGGCGGGGGCGGACTGATGCTCACCTCCGCCAACACCGGCATCGGCATCGGCCGGGTATTGGTTCTTGGCAGCGGCGATCCGGCCGAAACCGCCAGTGCCCTGGTGGAAAAGCTGGGCGGGGCCAAGGCCGCGGCCGAAAGAATCGGTGTGATCTTTGCCGGTATGCCTGCGGCCCGGGCGGACTTTTCCCGCCAGGTGATCAACGCCTTTTGCCAAGCCATTGACATTGACCTGCCAATGGTGGATTACCGGAAATATACCGGCGAGTTTGCCACGGCCTCTGCCGCAGCAGCAGGCATTGCTGCCGGGTCCATGGAAAAAGGATTTCTCCCGGCCGGGCCGGCCGGAGACACAAAAATCGATCTGCGCTCCAGGGGAATTTTGATGATCAATGCCGGAAAAACCGTTACGGCAGTGGAAATGGTTCACACATGA